A genomic region of Sulfobacillus acidophilus DSM 10332 contains the following coding sequences:
- a CDS encoding glycosyl transferase family 2 (PFAM: Glycosyl transferase family 2~COGs: COG0463 Glycosyltransferase involved in cell wall biogenesis~InterPro IPR001173~KEGG: tte:TTE1399 cell wall biosynthesis glycosyltransferase~PFAM: Glycosyl transferase, family 2~SPTR: Glycosyl transferase family 2), whose translation MPDRISAIVPAYNEAQNIGNVLQVLKRVPEVQEIIVVDDGSLDDTAVVAQRFGARVLRLEVNQGKGAAMKAGASIATGDIVVFLDADLVGLTVEHVQELIQPIQAGETDATVGIFEGGRVSTDWAQAVAPFLSGQRALRRQLLEVFDHWDMSGYGVELQLHRQLKRMGKVPTSVVLHDVTQVVKEEKLGLVKGFAARMRMYWEILREIPRI comes from the coding sequence GTGCCTGACCGGATATCAGCCATCGTGCCGGCCTATAACGAGGCACAAAATATCGGCAATGTCTTACAAGTCCTGAAACGGGTACCGGAGGTCCAAGAAATCATCGTCGTCGACGACGGTTCCCTGGACGACACGGCGGTTGTGGCCCAGCGTTTCGGTGCCCGTGTCTTGCGACTTGAAGTCAATCAAGGCAAAGGCGCCGCCATGAAAGCCGGAGCGTCCATCGCCACGGGGGATATTGTGGTGTTTTTGGACGCCGATTTGGTCGGTCTCACTGTCGAGCACGTCCAAGAACTCATTCAACCCATTCAAGCCGGGGAAACGGATGCGACGGTGGGGATTTTTGAAGGTGGCCGGGTATCGACCGACTGGGCTCAGGCGGTAGCCCCGTTTTTATCCGGCCAACGTGCCCTTAGACGGCAGTTGTTGGAGGTCTTCGATCATTGGGACATGTCGGGATACGGGGTTGAATTGCAACTGCACCGGCAACTCAAACGGATGGGCAAGGTCCCCACGTCCGTGGTGCTCCATGATGTGACCCAAGTGGTAAAGGAAGAGAAATTAGGTTTGGTCAAGGGATTTGCCGCTCGTATGCGTATGTATTGGGAGATCTTGCGAGAGATTCCCCGCATTTGA
- a CDS encoding DNA polymerase III polC-type (PFAM: Bacterial DNA polymerase III alpha subunit; PHP domain; Exonuclease~TIGRFAM: exonuclease, DNA polymerase III, epsilon subunit family; DNA polymerase III, alpha chain, Gram-positive type~COGs: COG2176 DNA polymerase III alpha subunit (gram-positive type)~HAMAP: DNA polymerase III polC-type~InterProIPR006308:IPR006054:IPR003141:IPR006055:IPR 004365:IPR004013:IPR013520:IPR011708~KEGG: chy:CHY_1772 DNA polymerase III subunit alpha~PFAM: Bacterial DNA polymerase III, alpha subunit; Exonuclease, RNase T/DNA polymerase III; PHP, C-terminal; Nucleic acid binding, OB-fold, tRNA/helicase-type~SMART: Exonuclease; Polymerase/histidinol phosphatase, N-terminal~SPTR: DNA polymerase III polC-type;~TIGRFAM: DNA polymerase III, alpha subunit, Gram-positive type; DNA polymerase III, epsilon subunit), giving the protein MPVRFHQWMRERGWLDCDIPVVLVKREATGIHVWLERPVPPPYAPWLQELSQVLARQWQTPVVFDVPHESAEHLADKLIRLFQTSGGSFVTLLDTDAVTDIPGGLRIRFPNRVAWDLFEKWGGTARVQRALGRELHLETAIAELPPPPPTPVVAAPIAVSPEPVQSIGSGIPAGEPLRLSQLPMTGDVIVTGRVLSREVRQSQLGLKHATWTITDDTGAVRLKWSERRGGPKLPEDLWPVGRWVKVAGTRDVDKFTEERVIVVKSGGLVDPPLPEKGEPRIEFHAHTKMSAMDGLVSPKELFQQAALLGMKALAVVDHGVVQTYPELEGLEKSTGVRPVYGIEINLVDTEVVPLTGDAPDFPRIPLVVVDVETTGLSPWAHEVIELGAVRVEEGRITDTFHRLIRPTRSVSVATTRITGIKAEELAEGVRPEEAWGAFFQWAEGAVLAAHNARFDMGFLRRAYQTYIRPDGPTTFPFAILDTLALARALVPGLKSYGLGPLTDYFRIPLSQHHRALADAEATGHLTIRLLTQLMEDVPHFQSGQALAVGYQVGRPIPAVVLVKSQPGIEALYRLVSESHLQYFHRVPRIPRNRLTAVREHLLIGSPFHGGEIAEALFRNADDHEREELGRFYDYWEVVAPGSAQTLMSEENLDGLDGVRHFIEQIIEWGQKAHKPVLAVSDVHYLRSSDSIYREILAQTAKGELHNRLDTLYLRTTEELLDEFAWLGPEIGRQLVIEEPEALLARIEPVKPVPSGLFSPKLPEAEEVVSQMPYIRARELYGDPLPDIVQKRLDKEVHAIVSNGFASIYYIAHRLVQKSLDDGYLVGSRGSVGSSLVATLLRITEVNPLPPHYRCPRCRYTDFEAGESYGSGYDLPPKLCPHCQTPLIGDGQDIPFETFLGFEGDKVPDIDLNFSGDYQPVIHRYTEELFGQGHVFRAGTIATVAEKTAFGLVKAWARENGRELTPAEIEWLASGITGVKRTTGQHPGGLMVVPADEDIHHFCPVQHPADDRTSDVITTHFDYHAIEGRLLKLDLLGHDDPTVIRMLQDLTGIAPQDIPFQDDKVMSLFREVSALGISAEEIATPVGSLGIPEFGTRFVRNMLVDTRPKTFAELIRISGLSHGTEVWTNNAQDLIRQQLANLSEVIATRDDIMLYLIQRGLEPKVAFGISESVRKGKGLKPDQIEVMKAHGVPDWYIESCGKISYLFPKAHAAAYVMMGWRIAWFKVYHPLAYYATYFSVRASDFAPDIVLGGIKAVNRALADIESKGNDASPKEKSLVIVLEVAREMLARGFHFYPIDLERSHATRFLLETDGLLMPFAALPGLGQNAAQHIIEARQEKPFLSIDDLRQRARLTKSVIDLLRQHGALDGLGETSQLGFF; this is encoded by the coding sequence GTGCCGGTCCGTTTTCATCAATGGATGCGAGAGCGAGGCTGGCTAGACTGTGACATTCCGGTCGTCCTGGTCAAACGGGAAGCCACCGGAATTCACGTATGGCTCGAACGACCTGTCCCACCCCCATACGCACCGTGGCTTCAGGAATTAAGTCAAGTCTTAGCCCGCCAATGGCAGACCCCCGTCGTTTTCGACGTGCCGCACGAGTCGGCTGAGCACTTAGCGGACAAGCTCATCCGACTCTTTCAGACGTCGGGGGGCAGTTTTGTCACGCTGTTGGACACCGATGCCGTGACGGACATTCCCGGCGGACTGCGTATTCGGTTTCCGAACCGGGTAGCCTGGGATTTGTTCGAAAAGTGGGGGGGGACGGCCCGTGTCCAGCGGGCCCTCGGCCGCGAATTGCATCTGGAAACCGCCATTGCCGAATTGCCCCCGCCACCGCCGACCCCGGTGGTGGCGGCCCCGATCGCCGTCAGCCCGGAGCCTGTGCAATCGATAGGGTCCGGCATACCCGCCGGAGAACCCCTCCGATTATCGCAGTTGCCGATGACCGGCGACGTCATTGTAACCGGCCGCGTCTTGTCCCGTGAGGTCCGCCAAAGCCAATTGGGCCTTAAGCATGCGACCTGGACAATCACCGACGACACCGGTGCCGTGCGTCTAAAGTGGAGTGAACGCCGTGGAGGTCCGAAGCTGCCGGAGGATTTATGGCCGGTCGGACGCTGGGTTAAGGTAGCCGGCACGCGGGACGTCGATAAGTTTACCGAAGAGCGGGTAATCGTTGTCAAATCCGGTGGGCTGGTCGACCCCCCGTTACCGGAAAAAGGGGAACCTCGGATTGAATTTCATGCGCACACGAAAATGAGCGCCATGGATGGATTGGTCAGCCCCAAAGAGCTCTTTCAACAGGCCGCCCTACTCGGCATGAAGGCGTTGGCGGTCGTGGATCACGGAGTCGTGCAAACCTATCCGGAGCTGGAAGGTCTCGAAAAGAGTACCGGAGTGCGACCGGTTTACGGCATCGAAATAAACCTGGTCGATACCGAAGTCGTCCCCTTGACGGGGGACGCGCCGGACTTTCCCCGCATCCCGCTAGTGGTGGTCGACGTGGAGACCACCGGTCTCTCGCCGTGGGCGCACGAAGTGATCGAGTTAGGGGCGGTGCGAGTCGAAGAGGGACGCATAACGGATACCTTTCACCGCCTGATTCGGCCCACTCGGAGCGTATCGGTGGCGACCACGCGGATTACCGGGATCAAGGCCGAAGAATTGGCTGAAGGGGTCCGCCCCGAAGAAGCCTGGGGCGCGTTCTTCCAATGGGCGGAGGGGGCGGTTTTGGCCGCCCATAATGCACGCTTTGATATGGGATTTTTGCGGCGCGCCTACCAGACCTATATCCGCCCGGACGGCCCGACGACCTTTCCGTTTGCCATCCTGGACACTTTGGCGTTAGCCCGGGCTCTAGTGCCGGGGCTCAAAAGCTATGGTTTGGGGCCCCTAACCGATTATTTCCGGATTCCCTTGTCCCAACATCACCGGGCCTTAGCCGATGCCGAAGCAACCGGGCACTTAACGATCCGCCTGTTGACCCAGCTCATGGAAGACGTGCCCCATTTTCAATCCGGTCAAGCGCTGGCGGTCGGCTATCAAGTGGGCCGTCCTATTCCGGCGGTCGTGTTAGTCAAGTCGCAACCGGGCATCGAAGCCCTGTACCGACTGGTCTCCGAATCCCACCTACAGTATTTTCATCGCGTGCCGCGAATTCCCCGAAACCGTCTGACCGCGGTGCGGGAACATTTATTGATTGGAAGCCCCTTTCACGGCGGGGAAATCGCCGAGGCTTTATTTCGCAATGCCGACGACCACGAACGAGAGGAATTGGGACGTTTCTACGACTATTGGGAAGTGGTCGCTCCCGGTAGCGCGCAGACCTTGATGAGCGAAGAAAATTTAGACGGCTTAGACGGTGTACGGCACTTCATCGAACAGATCATCGAGTGGGGTCAAAAAGCCCACAAACCGGTTTTGGCGGTATCGGACGTCCATTATTTGCGCTCGTCCGACAGTATCTACCGAGAAATTTTAGCCCAAACCGCTAAGGGCGAATTACATAATCGGCTGGATACGCTGTATCTCCGCACCACGGAAGAGCTCTTAGACGAGTTTGCCTGGCTTGGACCCGAGATCGGTCGGCAACTGGTGATCGAAGAGCCCGAGGCCCTATTGGCCCGTATTGAACCGGTTAAGCCGGTTCCGAGCGGCCTTTTCTCGCCTAAATTACCCGAGGCGGAAGAAGTGGTGTCGCAAATGCCCTATATCCGAGCCCGCGAGCTTTATGGCGATCCGTTGCCCGACATCGTCCAAAAACGGCTCGATAAGGAAGTGCACGCCATCGTCAGTAACGGATTTGCCAGTATCTACTACATTGCCCATCGATTGGTGCAAAAATCGCTGGACGACGGATACCTGGTCGGCTCGCGAGGTTCGGTAGGTTCGTCGTTGGTCGCCACCCTGTTACGCATTACGGAGGTCAATCCCTTACCGCCGCATTATCGCTGTCCCCGTTGCCGGTATACCGATTTTGAGGCGGGGGAGAGCTATGGATCGGGTTATGATCTGCCGCCGAAGCTTTGCCCGCATTGTCAGACCCCCCTTATTGGGGACGGACAGGACATTCCCTTCGAGACGTTCTTAGGGTTTGAAGGGGATAAGGTACCGGATATCGACCTCAATTTTTCCGGTGACTACCAACCTGTGATTCACCGCTATACGGAAGAATTGTTTGGCCAAGGACATGTTTTTCGGGCCGGAACCATCGCCACGGTGGCCGAAAAAACCGCTTTCGGATTGGTTAAGGCCTGGGCGCGGGAGAACGGCCGCGAGTTGACTCCGGCCGAAATCGAATGGCTGGCCTCGGGCATTACCGGCGTTAAACGCACCACAGGCCAACACCCGGGCGGCCTGATGGTCGTACCGGCCGATGAAGATATTCATCATTTCTGTCCTGTCCAACATCCGGCCGATGATCGGACCTCGGATGTCATCACCACGCATTTCGATTACCACGCCATTGAAGGGCGGCTCTTGAAGCTCGATTTACTGGGACACGATGATCCGACGGTCATTCGCATGCTACAAGATTTAACCGGGATCGCGCCGCAAGACATTCCCTTTCAGGACGACAAAGTGATGAGCCTCTTTCGGGAGGTTTCGGCGTTGGGGATTAGCGCCGAAGAGATTGCCACACCGGTCGGTAGCTTAGGCATACCGGAGTTCGGCACCCGATTTGTCCGAAACATGTTAGTCGACACGCGGCCGAAGACATTTGCCGAACTCATCCGGATTTCCGGCTTGTCGCACGGCACGGAAGTGTGGACGAATAATGCCCAAGATTTAATCCGGCAACAACTCGCCAATTTGTCGGAGGTGATCGCCACCCGCGACGACATCATGTTGTATTTGATTCAGCGTGGTCTCGAACCCAAAGTGGCATTTGGCATATCGGAGTCGGTTCGTAAAGGCAAAGGGTTAAAGCCGGACCAAATTGAGGTGATGAAAGCTCACGGGGTACCCGATTGGTATATCGAGTCTTGTGGGAAAATCAGCTATCTGTTTCCCAAGGCCCATGCCGCCGCGTATGTCATGATGGGTTGGCGAATCGCCTGGTTTAAGGTTTATCATCCGTTGGCCTATTACGCCACCTACTTTTCGGTACGGGCATCGGATTTTGCCCCGGACATCGTTTTGGGAGGTATTAAGGCGGTCAACCGCGCGCTCGCCGATATTGAAAGTAAAGGGAACGACGCCAGTCCGAAAGAAAAATCCCTTGTTATCGTCCTGGAAGTGGCACGGGAAATGCTGGCCCGGGGATTTCATTTTTATCCCATCGATTTGGAACGTTCCCACGCCACCCGCTTTTTGTTGGAAACGGACGGCTTATTAATGCCGTTCGCGGCGCTCCCCGGTTTAGGCCAGAATGCTGCACAACACATTATTGAGGCCCGACAAGAAAAGCCTTTTCTATCAATTGACGACCTCCGCCAACGCGCACGCCTGACCAAGAGTGTCATCGACCTATTACGACAGCATGGTGCCCTGGACGGATTGGGCGAAACCAGTCAGCTCGGGTTCTTCTGA